The following are encoded in a window of Bos javanicus breed banteng chromosome 12, ARS-OSU_banteng_1.0, whole genome shotgun sequence genomic DNA:
- the GPR12 gene encoding G-protein coupled receptor 12, with the protein MNEDPKVNVSGLPPEFVDAGASGNISAEVSSQVPVLQPEPELVVNPWDIVLCTSGTLISCENAIVVLIIFHNPSLRAPMFLLIGSLALADLLAGIGLIVNFVFAYLLQSEATKLVTIGLIVASFSASVCSLLAITVDRYLSLYYALTYHSERTVTFTYVMLFMLWGTSICLGLLPVLGWNCLRDESTCSVVRPLTKNNAAILSVSFLFTFALMLQLYIQICKIVMRHAHQIALQHHFLATSHYVTTRKGISTLAIILGTFAACWMPFTLYSLIADYTYPSIYTYATLLPATYNSIINPVIYAFRNQEIQKALCLVCCGCVPPSLSQRARSPSDV; encoded by the coding sequence ATGAATGAAGACCCGAAAGTCAATGTAAGCGGGCTGCCTCCGGAGTTTGTAGATGCCGGTGCCTCCGGGAACATCTCGGCGGAGGTCTCCTCCCAGGTCCCTGTCCTGCAGCCGGAGCCGGAGCTGGTGGTTAACCCCTGGGACATTGTCTTATGTACCTCgggaaccctcatctcctgcgaAAATGCCATCGTGGTCCTTATCATCTTCCATAACCCCAGCCTGCGGGCACCCATGTTTCTGCTGATAGGCAGCCTGGCGCTTGCAGACCTGCTGGCCGGCATCGGACTCATTGTCAATTTCGTGTTTGCCTACCTGCTTCAGTCAGAGGCCACCAAGCTGGTCACCATCGGACTCATCGTGGCCTCTTTCTCTGCCTCCGTCTGCAGCTTACTGGCCATCACGGTTGACCGCTACCTCTCCCTGTATTACGCCCTGACCTACCACTCAGAGAGGACGGTCACGTTTACCTACGTCATGCTCTTCATGCTCTGGGGGACCTCCATCTGCCTGGGCCTGCTGCCGGTCCTGGGCTGGAACTGCCTGCGGGACGAGTCCACCTGCAGCGTGGTCAGGCCTCTCACCAAGAACAACGCTGCCATCCTGTCCGTCTCCTTCCTCTTCACCTTCGCACTCATGCTGCAGCTCTACATCCAGATCTGTAAGATCGTCATGCGGCACGCCCATCAGATCGCCCTGCAGCACCACTTCCTGGCCACCTCGCACTATGTGACCACCCGGAAGGGGATCTCCACCCTGGCCATCATCCTGGGGACCTTCGCTGCTTGCTGGATGCCTTTCACCCTCTACTCCTTGATCGCTGATTACACGTACCCCTCCATCTACACCTACGCCACCCTCCTGCCCGCCACCTACAACTCCATCATCAACCCCGTCATATATGCTTTCAGAAACCAGGAGATCCAGAAGGCCCTCTGCCTCGTGTGCTGTGGCTGCGTCCCACCCAGCCTGTCCCAGAGAGCGCGGTCGCCCAGCGACGTGTAG